A DNA window from Hymenobacter aquaticus contains the following coding sequences:
- a CDS encoding efflux RND transporter periplasmic adaptor subunit: protein MNRFSVASWALLLSSVGFSSCQSDSQAAKTAPPAAEAPAAPASPDQVTISAAQLAAAGIEIGGFTHKNMTTNVLANGVVDVPPQNRVSISPVMGGYVQRVDVLPGQQVKKGEVVAILRHPDYLRLQQEYLQARARLKFLSQELQRQQTLDAEDVGAKRKLQQAQADYATEQATERALAGQLRLLGLVPERLKASSLTPNVALTTPLSGFVKAVNINPGQYANPQDVLVEILNHADLHLELKVFEKDIARLRKNQKILFKVPSSAVQQEFSAHIYLIGQDFDGEARTVNVHAHLDDNKAPVLPGQYVAAQIQTGGARQPTLPEEAVIQAGELSYIFARVGKTGNHFRRYRVQTGPVQSGDVAIRPLDELPDTTQLVRRGAYFLEAELSKGQQQEE, encoded by the coding sequence ATGAATCGTTTTTCAGTTGCCTCCTGGGCACTACTCCTTAGTAGCGTTGGATTCAGCTCCTGCCAGTCCGACAGCCAGGCCGCCAAAACGGCCCCGCCGGCCGCTGAAGCTCCCGCCGCCCCGGCTTCGCCCGACCAGGTGACCATCAGCGCGGCCCAGCTGGCGGCGGCCGGCATCGAAATCGGGGGCTTCACCCACAAGAACATGACCACCAACGTGCTGGCCAACGGCGTGGTCGACGTGCCGCCCCAGAACCGGGTGTCCATCAGTCCCGTGATGGGCGGCTACGTGCAGCGGGTCGACGTGCTGCCCGGCCAGCAGGTGAAAAAGGGCGAGGTAGTGGCCATCCTGCGCCACCCCGACTACCTGCGGCTCCAGCAGGAATATTTGCAGGCCCGGGCCCGGCTGAAGTTTCTGAGCCAGGAATTGCAGCGCCAGCAAACCCTGGATGCCGAGGACGTGGGCGCCAAGCGCAAGCTCCAGCAGGCCCAGGCCGACTACGCCACCGAGCAGGCCACCGAGCGGGCCCTGGCCGGGCAGCTGCGCCTGCTGGGCCTGGTGCCGGAACGATTGAAGGCCTCGTCCCTGACGCCCAACGTGGCCCTGACCACCCCGCTCAGCGGCTTCGTGAAGGCCGTCAACATCAACCCCGGGCAGTACGCCAACCCCCAGGACGTGCTGGTCGAAATCCTGAATCACGCCGATCTGCACCTGGAGCTCAAGGTGTTTGAGAAGGACATTGCCCGGCTGCGCAAAAACCAGAAAATCCTGTTCAAAGTGCCCAGCAGCGCGGTGCAGCAGGAGTTTTCGGCCCACATCTACCTCATTGGCCAGGACTTCGACGGCGAGGCCCGCACCGTGAACGTGCACGCCCACCTCGACGACAACAAGGCCCCGGTGCTGCCCGGCCAGTACGTGGCGGCCCAGATTCAGACCGGCGGGGCCCGGCAGCCCACCCTGCCCGAGGAGGCCGTCATTCAGGCCGGGGAGCTGAGCTATATTTTTGCCCGCGTGGGCAAGACCGGAAACCACTTCCGGCGTTACCGCGTTCAGACGGGCCCGGTGCAGAGCGGCGACGTGGCCATCCGGCCCCTCGACGAGCTGCCCGATACCACGCAGCTGGTGCGGCGCGGGGCGTATTTTCTGGAAGCTGAGCTGAGCAAAGGCCAGCAGCAGGAAGAATAA
- a CDS encoding MFS transporter, producing MGKTKLLPLALGGLAIGTTEFVMMGLLPNIAAEFRVTIPQAGYVISGYALGVVIGAPLLAVVGGGVPPKKMLMLLMLLFAGFNTLSAFAPNNTVLFITRLLSGLPHGAFFGVGSVVASRLAAQGKQAQAISIMFAGLTVANLLMVPIGTYVGHHYSWRYTLAGVGLIGLLTVLAVQLVLPALEAEQNGSVKSQLAAFNKLETWLIVLLTAIGTGGLFCWISYIAPLLTDVSGFAPEQVPYMLMVAGLGMVVGNVAGGKLADKLSPLNACLVLLLTMAATLLGIYFVAESRLLSVLMTFVAGGCSLAVAAPIQIMMIHASKGAETLGASVTQAAFNIGNALGAFLGGLPIAAGYGYTSPALVGVGMALAGAGFALALIRLKASQAQPAPVAQVVAG from the coding sequence ATGGGAAAAACGAAATTATTGCCGCTGGCCCTGGGTGGGCTGGCCATTGGTACCACCGAGTTTGTGATGATGGGGCTGCTGCCCAACATTGCCGCCGAGTTCCGGGTCACGATTCCGCAGGCGGGCTACGTTATTTCGGGCTACGCGCTGGGCGTGGTCATCGGGGCGCCGCTGCTGGCCGTGGTGGGCGGGGGCGTGCCGCCCAAAAAAATGCTGATGCTGCTGATGCTGCTCTTTGCGGGGTTCAACACGCTGTCGGCCTTCGCGCCGAATAACACCGTGCTGTTCATCACCCGGCTGTTGTCGGGCTTGCCGCACGGGGCCTTTTTCGGGGTGGGCTCGGTGGTGGCCAGCCGGCTGGCCGCGCAGGGCAAGCAGGCCCAGGCCATTTCCATCATGTTTGCCGGCCTCACGGTGGCCAACCTGCTCATGGTGCCCATCGGTACCTACGTCGGCCACCACTACTCCTGGCGCTACACCCTGGCCGGCGTGGGCCTGATCGGGCTGCTGACGGTGCTGGCCGTGCAACTGGTGCTGCCGGCCCTGGAAGCCGAGCAGAACGGCTCCGTCAAGTCGCAGCTGGCGGCCTTCAACAAGCTGGAAACCTGGCTGATCGTGCTGCTCACGGCCATTGGCACCGGCGGCCTGTTCTGCTGGATCAGCTACATTGCCCCATTGCTCACCGACGTATCCGGCTTCGCGCCCGAGCAGGTGCCCTACATGCTGATGGTGGCCGGCCTGGGCATGGTGGTCGGCAACGTGGCCGGCGGCAAGCTGGCCGATAAGCTCAGTCCGCTCAACGCCTGCCTGGTGCTGCTGCTGACGATGGCCGCCACGCTGCTGGGTATCTACTTCGTGGCCGAAAGCCGGCTGCTGTCGGTGCTGATGACCTTCGTGGCCGGCGGCTGCTCCCTGGCCGTGGCCGCCCCCATCCAGATCATGATGATTCACGCCTCGAAAGGAGCCGAAACCCTGGGCGCGTCCGTCACGCAGGCGGCCTTCAACATCGGCAACGCCCTGGGGGCTTTCCTGGGCGGGCTGCCCATTGCGGCCGGCTACGGCTACACCTCGCCGGCCCTGGTGGGCGTGGGCATGGCCCTGGCCGGCGCCGGCTTTGCCCTGGCCCTGATCCGGCTGAAAGCCAGCCAGGCGCAGCCCGCGCCGGTGGCCCAGGTCGTGGCCGGCTAG
- a CDS encoding DUF983 domain-containing protein encodes MKPIDSSALALLDLRCPRCHQGPLFSYPAYKLTKYAVMPERCPVCGVAYEPEPGFYWGAMFVSYAFSVAWFAIGGVVAYYLFNNPSVWVYVLLVTGLVLVTAPATLRYSRAIMLYLFGGIKYDPNLRRLSGETDPPKRANAPAPL; translated from the coding sequence ATGAAACCGATTGATTCGTCTGCCCTGGCCTTGCTCGACTTGCGCTGCCCCCGCTGCCACCAGGGGCCGCTGTTTTCGTATCCGGCCTATAAGCTCACCAAATACGCCGTGATGCCCGAGCGGTGCCCGGTCTGCGGCGTGGCCTACGAGCCCGAGCCGGGCTTCTACTGGGGAGCCATGTTCGTGAGCTACGCCTTTTCGGTGGCCTGGTTTGCCATCGGCGGCGTGGTGGCCTACTACCTGTTCAATAACCCTTCGGTGTGGGTCTACGTGCTGCTGGTCACGGGTTTGGTGCTGGTCACGGCCCCGGCCACGCTGCGCTACTCCCGGGCCATCATGCTCTACCTGTTCGGCGGCATTAAGTACGACCCCAACCTGCGGCGGCTGTCCGGCGAAACAGACCCGCCGAAACGGGCCAACGCCCCGGCTCCTTTATAA
- a CDS encoding AraC family transcriptional regulator produces MKTPALPVLAIHSFAPAGTNHWYYVQQLAAHVRQFPHVREPHAHDFYLLLCVTQGQGTHTIDQITYELQPGSLFFLAPGQAHSWALSADAQGFILFFTAEFYLQYYPASRLAEYPFFHPAFPPVIQLPPAETDILPLFERMYGEEKTAAPNRAEVVGAYVYLVLELATRAYPRAVAGAPSAYGLQQVRAFGLLLDEHFRTEKSVRFYAASLALTANHLNAICRRILNKTASDLIHERVVAEAKRQLTHSAQSVAQVADALGFEEASYFARYFKKYVGQTPEAFRHKH; encoded by the coding sequence ATGAAAACTCCCGCCCTGCCCGTTCTGGCCATCCATTCGTTTGCGCCGGCCGGCACCAATCATTGGTACTACGTTCAGCAGCTCGCCGCCCACGTGCGCCAGTTTCCGCACGTGCGGGAGCCTCACGCCCACGATTTCTACCTGCTGCTCTGCGTCACCCAGGGCCAGGGCACCCACACCATCGACCAGATTACCTACGAGCTGCAACCTGGCAGCCTGTTTTTCCTGGCCCCGGGTCAGGCTCACTCCTGGGCACTGTCGGCCGACGCGCAGGGGTTTATTCTATTCTTTACCGCCGAGTTCTACCTGCAATACTACCCGGCCAGCCGCCTGGCCGAATACCCGTTCTTCCACCCGGCCTTCCCGCCGGTAATCCAGCTGCCCCCGGCCGAAACCGACATTCTGCCGCTGTTCGAGCGAATGTACGGGGAGGAGAAAACGGCGGCGCCCAACCGCGCCGAAGTGGTGGGTGCCTACGTGTATCTGGTGCTGGAGCTGGCTACCCGGGCCTATCCGCGGGCCGTGGCCGGGGCACCGTCGGCCTACGGTCTGCAACAGGTGCGCGCGTTTGGCCTGCTGCTCGACGAGCATTTCCGAACCGAGAAATCGGTGCGCTTCTACGCCGCAAGCCTGGCCCTGACGGCCAACCACCTCAACGCCATCTGCCGCCGCATCCTCAACAAAACTGCCAGTGACCTGATTCACGAGCGGGTAGTGGCCGAGGCCAAGCGTCAGCTCACGCACTCGGCGCAGTCGGTGGCCCAGGTGGCGGATGCGCTGGGCTTTGAGGAGGCTTCCTACTTTGCGCGCTACTTTAAAAAGTACGTGGGCCAGACGCCGGAGGCTTTTCGGCACAAGCACTAA
- a CDS encoding TonB-dependent receptor translates to MRLLLTSFLLLLSLAAQAQADLRAVVLDSLTRQPLAGTTAVVPAARTGGAADAAGHVVLRNLPAGSTTVVFSLLGYQPRRLRLVLPQPAGAERLVLLAPAPAELGEVVVTSTRTNSRIEDLPTRIEVIGSEEVQEEGGLKPGNIASLLGDVAGIQVQPTSATTGNADLRIQGLSGKYTQLLRDGVPLFGGYAGSFGILQIPPLDLRQVELIKGASSTLYGGGAIAGMINLVSREPQRSGPERTVLVNQSTLRETNLHGFASGRSERLGYTFFAGGTRQQAVDVNQDDFSDLPRLRGLTLHPRLFYYPSPSQKLIVGYTGTYEQRRGGDMQVLDGQPDAQHQFFIDNTSWRHTGEVRYDYTRASGNQLTLKGSLSDFRRTARTNTTGLDARQLSYYSEASQLLLWAHHTLVAGLNVTGESFRPRHPEQLQLRAYDYVTPGVFVQDDWKPTSLLTLQTGLRLDHHNQYGTFVLPRASALLQFSPALSSRIGGGLGYKAPSFFANELDERDFAHVLPFAGAVRAEQSAGANADVNFQTTSGTGEDSFVLTINQSFFLTRIAHPLLVSQDAATGLISFFNAPTPFLTQGSETYVRFKQDETELYLGYVFTDARRQHDTPNPYLSLIARHKVAGVGTLELGQHWRLGAEASYVGRQYLDDGTRTPGYFITAAMLRYGTGPVAFVLNGENLLDYRQTRREAVVLSDAQGRFTNPAFRQLWAPLEGRVLNLSMTLKL, encoded by the coding sequence ATGCGCCTTCTTCTCACGAGTTTTCTGCTGCTGCTCAGCCTGGCGGCCCAGGCCCAGGCCGACCTGCGGGCGGTGGTGCTCGACAGCCTGACGCGCCAGCCCCTGGCCGGTACCACGGCCGTGGTACCGGCGGCCCGCACCGGCGGCGCGGCCGATGCCGCCGGCCACGTAGTGCTGCGCAACCTGCCGGCGGGCAGCACCACGGTGGTATTCTCGCTGCTGGGCTACCAGCCCCGGCGGCTGCGGCTGGTGCTGCCCCAGCCGGCCGGCGCCGAGCGGCTGGTGCTGCTGGCCCCGGCCCCGGCCGAGCTGGGCGAAGTCGTGGTGACCAGTACCCGCACCAACTCCCGCATCGAGGACCTGCCGACCCGTATCGAAGTCATTGGCTCCGAGGAAGTTCAGGAAGAAGGCGGCCTCAAGCCCGGTAACATTGCCAGCCTGCTCGGCGACGTGGCCGGCATTCAGGTGCAGCCCACCTCGGCTACCACCGGCAACGCCGACCTGCGGATTCAGGGCCTGTCGGGCAAGTACACCCAGCTGCTGCGCGACGGGGTGCCGCTGTTCGGGGGCTACGCGGGCAGCTTCGGCATCCTGCAGATTCCGCCCCTCGATTTACGGCAGGTGGAGCTCATCAAGGGCGCTTCCAGCACGCTCTACGGGGGCGGGGCCATTGCCGGCATGATTAACCTCGTGTCGCGGGAGCCCCAGCGCAGCGGGCCCGAGCGCACGGTGCTGGTCAACCAGAGCACCCTGCGGGAAACCAACCTCCACGGCTTTGCCTCGGGCCGCTCCGAGCGGCTGGGCTACACGTTTTTTGCCGGCGGCACCCGGCAGCAGGCCGTCGACGTGAACCAGGACGATTTCTCCGACCTGCCCCGCCTGCGCGGCCTCACCCTGCACCCGCGGCTGTTCTACTACCCCAGCCCGAGCCAGAAGCTCATCGTGGGCTACACCGGCACCTACGAGCAGCGCCGCGGCGGCGACATGCAGGTGCTCGACGGCCAGCCCGACGCCCAGCACCAGTTTTTCATCGACAACACCAGCTGGCGGCACACCGGCGAGGTGCGCTACGACTACACCCGCGCCAGCGGCAACCAGCTCACGCTCAAGGGCAGCCTGAGCGACTTCCGGCGCACGGCCCGCACCAACACCACCGGCCTCGACGCCCGCCAGCTTTCCTACTACTCCGAGGCCAGCCAGCTGCTGCTCTGGGCCCACCACACGCTGGTAGCGGGGCTGAACGTCACGGGCGAAAGTTTCCGGCCCCGCCACCCCGAGCAGCTCCAACTGCGCGCCTACGACTACGTGACGCCGGGCGTGTTCGTGCAGGACGACTGGAAGCCGACTTCCTTGCTGACGCTGCAAACCGGCCTGCGCCTCGACCACCACAACCAGTACGGCACCTTCGTGCTGCCCCGGGCCAGCGCCCTGCTGCAGTTCAGCCCGGCCTTGTCGTCGCGCATTGGGGGCGGGCTGGGCTACAAGGCACCGTCGTTTTTTGCCAACGAGCTAGACGAGCGGGACTTTGCCCACGTGCTGCCGTTCGCCGGCGCGGTGCGGGCCGAACAGTCGGCCGGGGCCAACGCCGACGTGAACTTCCAGACCACCAGCGGCACGGGCGAAGACTCGTTTGTGCTGACCATCAACCAGTCGTTTTTCCTGACCCGCATTGCCCACCCGCTGCTCGTCAGCCAGGACGCGGCCACCGGCCTGATCAGCTTTTTCAACGCCCCGACGCCTTTCCTGACCCAGGGCTCGGAAACGTACGTGCGCTTCAAGCAGGACGAGACGGAGCTGTACCTGGGCTACGTGTTTACCGATGCCCGCCGCCAGCACGACACGCCCAACCCCTACCTGAGCTTGATTGCCCGGCACAAAGTAGCGGGCGTGGGCACCCTGGAGCTGGGCCAGCACTGGCGCCTGGGGGCCGAGGCCAGCTACGTGGGCCGGCAGTACCTCGACGACGGCACCCGCACGCCCGGCTACTTCATTACGGCCGCCATGCTGCGCTACGGTACCGGCCCGGTGGCCTTCGTGCTCAACGGCGAAAACCTGCTCGACTACCGCCAGACCCGCCGCGAGGCCGTGGTGCTCAGCGACGCCCAGGGCCGCTTTACCAACCCCGCGTTCCGCCAGCTCTGGGCCCCGCTCGAAGGCCGGGTGCTGAACCTGTCGATGACGCTGAAGCTGTAA
- a CDS encoding biliverdin-producing heme oxygenase, translating to MPPTLPHPAILQQLRAETRPYHDALEQNEFNQAIRDGRITTGITHRFLAKLYGFLVPYEARLRQQPLGPEWHVGQRQRAHLIPADLGVAATELPLCAALPKLDTWPQLLGSMYVLEGSTLGGQVLARQLANAGIAGRAYFTGNGEQTGPLWKSFCQLLAAATTDDNQAEIVASAASTFQTLHAWIEKP from the coding sequence ATGCCGCCTACGCTTCCCCATCCGGCCATTCTGCAACAGTTGCGCGCCGAAACCCGGCCCTACCACGATGCGCTGGAACAGAACGAGTTCAACCAGGCCATCCGGGACGGCCGCATCACCACGGGCATTACGCACCGGTTTCTGGCCAAGCTCTACGGTTTTCTGGTGCCCTACGAAGCCCGCCTGCGCCAGCAGCCGCTGGGCCCCGAGTGGCACGTGGGGCAGCGGCAGCGGGCCCACCTGATTCCGGCCGATTTGGGCGTGGCCGCCACCGAGTTGCCGTTGTGCGCGGCCCTGCCCAAGCTCGACACCTGGCCCCAACTGTTGGGCTCGATGTACGTACTGGAAGGCTCCACGCTGGGTGGGCAGGTGCTGGCCCGGCAGCTGGCCAACGCGGGAATTGCGGGCCGCGCCTACTTCACTGGCAATGGGGAGCAGACCGGCCCGCTCTGGAAAAGCTTCTGCCAGCTGCTGGCCGCGGCCACTACCGACGACAACCAAGCCGAAATCGTGGCCTCGGCCGCTTCTACCTTTCAAACCCTGCACGCGTGGATCGAGAAACCGTAA
- a CDS encoding ATP-binding protein — protein MDRETVIYSDESLLNAPVTLTNCDREPIHIPGSVQPYGFLLCLSPETRRVVHASENTLVLIGIAAEDLVGQGLDKVLDAATVAEVEALLPTLTETAKLLGARLGLVAGQPFYKIILHRHDELLWLEFEPVAETAVSAVDLPSLNLALGQMLGASSVAEFCQLAVDQVRDITGFDRVLMYKFVEDASGEVVAEAKRADLEPFMGLHYPATDIPQQARAMYLKNWLRFIPNVSYEPAKLVPVLHPKAQRPPDMTYAVLRSVSPIHLEYMRNMGVAATMTISVIQEGVLWGLITCHHMTPRLVSYELRELCLFLGKTFSALLKTKQQQDEQAYRLHIRDTQVRIFELVGQHSNFVEGLYQRMPTIRDAFSCGGSAICFEGDIITLGITPTQEQIRELIQWLKENVRDDVFYTDSYVKHNPEGLAIRGVASGFIAISLAQESGDYIIWFRPEQIQTVTWAGKTQKAEVLQDGQLKLSPRQSFEAWAQTVVNTSAPWLPMEVAAAKEIRLHLSDVRLKVFNELQTRAVSLARLNSELERSNSELDSFAYVASHDLKEPLRGIHNYSLFLLEDYADKLDSEGVGRLQTLVRLSQRMESLIESLLQLSRVGRQDLTVQETNVQELVEEIVDLLHPRFEQTGTHVTIVGALPTFRCDLVRVREVFHNLLTNAMRYSNHAEKQIRVGLAPAGVLGPKGSGSPDDFYVFYVQDDGIGIEPRHHEAIFKIFKRLHAQDKYGGGTGAGLAIARKMVEKQDGELWVDSALGQGATFYFSISKHL, from the coding sequence GTGGATCGAGAAACCGTAATCTACAGCGACGAGAGCCTGCTGAATGCCCCCGTTACCCTCACCAACTGCGACCGGGAGCCGATTCACATTCCCGGCTCGGTGCAGCCCTACGGCTTTCTGCTGTGCCTGAGCCCCGAAACCCGGCGCGTGGTGCACGCCAGCGAAAACACGCTGGTCCTCATTGGTATAGCGGCCGAAGATTTGGTGGGCCAGGGCCTGGACAAGGTACTGGACGCGGCTACTGTTGCGGAAGTAGAAGCCCTGCTGCCCACCCTGACCGAAACGGCCAAGCTGCTGGGGGCCCGCCTGGGGTTGGTGGCCGGGCAGCCGTTCTACAAGATTATTCTGCACCGCCACGACGAGCTGCTGTGGCTGGAGTTTGAGCCCGTGGCCGAAACGGCGGTCAGCGCCGTGGATTTGCCCTCGCTGAACCTGGCTTTGGGCCAGATGCTGGGCGCCTCCTCCGTGGCCGAGTTCTGCCAGCTGGCCGTGGATCAGGTGCGCGACATCACCGGCTTCGACCGGGTGCTGATGTACAAGTTTGTGGAAGATGCCAGCGGCGAAGTGGTGGCCGAAGCCAAGCGCGCCGACCTGGAGCCCTTCATGGGCCTGCACTATCCCGCCACCGACATTCCGCAGCAGGCCCGGGCCATGTACCTCAAAAACTGGCTCCGCTTTATTCCCAACGTCAGCTACGAGCCGGCCAAGCTCGTGCCGGTGCTGCACCCGAAGGCCCAGCGCCCGCCCGACATGACCTACGCCGTGCTGCGCAGCGTGTCGCCGATTCATCTGGAATACATGCGCAACATGGGCGTGGCGGCTACCATGACTATTTCCGTCATCCAGGAAGGCGTGCTCTGGGGCCTGATTACCTGCCACCACATGACTCCGCGCCTGGTCAGCTATGAGCTGCGCGAGCTGTGCCTGTTTCTGGGCAAAACTTTCTCGGCCCTGCTCAAAACCAAGCAGCAGCAGGACGAGCAGGCCTACCGCCTGCACATCCGCGACACCCAGGTGCGGATTTTTGAGCTGGTGGGGCAGCACAGCAACTTCGTGGAAGGCCTCTACCAGCGTATGCCCACCATCCGCGACGCCTTCAGCTGCGGCGGGTCAGCCATCTGCTTCGAGGGCGACATTATTACCCTGGGCATCACGCCCACCCAGGAGCAGATCCGGGAGCTGATTCAGTGGCTGAAGGAAAACGTGCGGGACGACGTGTTCTACACCGATTCCTACGTGAAGCACAACCCCGAGGGCCTGGCTATTCGCGGGGTGGCCAGCGGCTTTATTGCCATTTCCCTGGCCCAGGAATCCGGCGACTACATCATCTGGTTCCGGCCCGAGCAGATTCAGACCGTGACCTGGGCCGGCAAAACCCAGAAGGCCGAAGTGTTGCAGGACGGGCAGCTCAAACTCTCGCCCCGCCAGTCGTTTGAGGCCTGGGCCCAGACGGTGGTCAACACCTCGGCGCCCTGGCTGCCGATGGAAGTGGCGGCGGCCAAGGAAATTCGCCTGCACCTCTCGGATGTGCGCCTGAAGGTGTTCAACGAGCTCCAGACCCGGGCCGTCAGCCTGGCGCGCCTGAACTCGGAGCTGGAGCGCAGCAACTCCGAGCTGGACTCCTTTGCCTACGTGGCCTCCCACGATTTGAAGGAGCCCCTGCGCGGCATTCACAACTACAGCTTATTCCTGCTCGAAGACTACGCCGACAAGCTCGACTCGGAAGGCGTGGGCCGCCTCCAAACCCTGGTGCGCCTGAGCCAGCGCATGGAGTCCCTGATTGAGTCTTTGCTGCAGCTCAGCCGCGTGGGCCGCCAGGACCTGACGGTGCAGGAAACCAACGTGCAGGAGTTGGTGGAGGAAATCGTGGACCTGCTGCACCCGCGCTTCGAGCAAACCGGCACCCACGTAACCATCGTGGGCGCGCTGCCCACCTTCCGCTGCGACCTGGTGCGGGTGCGGGAAGTGTTTCACAACCTGCTCACCAACGCCATGCGCTACAGCAACCACGCCGAAAAGCAAATTCGCGTGGGACTGGCCCCGGCCGGCGTGCTGGGGCCGAAAGGCAGCGGCAGTCCCGACGATTTTTACGTGTTTTACGTTCAAGATGATGGCATCGGTATCGAGCCGCGCCACCACGAAGCCATCTTCAAGATTTTCAAGCGCCTGCACGCCCAGGACAAGTACGGCGGTGGTACGGGCGCGGGCCTGGCCATTGCCCGCAAAATGGTTGAAAAGCAGGACGGCGAACTGTGGGTTGACTCTGCGCTGGGGCAAGGGGCCACGTTCTATTTCTCCATCTCTAAGCACCTCTAA
- a CDS encoding response regulator has protein sequence MIVSTHKPILVVEDSVEDFTALGRAFRKHALPNQLLRCEDGDQALEYLLGYGKHANWPQQLPAFVLLDLNLPGTDGRTVLETLKRDARLQSIPVIIFSTSTNNRDIEDCYRLGANSYLTKPIEYAALEEKTRLLVRYWLNTSELPLTN, from the coding sequence GTGATAGTCTCAACTCACAAGCCCATTCTGGTAGTGGAAGACAGCGTGGAAGACTTCACGGCGCTGGGCCGAGCCTTCCGCAAGCATGCCCTGCCCAACCAGCTGCTGCGCTGCGAAGACGGCGACCAGGCCCTGGAGTATCTGCTGGGCTATGGCAAGCACGCCAACTGGCCCCAGCAGCTGCCCGCCTTCGTGCTGCTCGACCTGAACCTGCCCGGCACCGACGGCCGCACCGTGCTCGAAACCCTGAAGCGCGACGCCCGGTTGCAGTCCATTCCGGTGATTATCTTCAGCACGTCCACCAACAACCGCGACATTGAGGACTGCTACCGGCTGGGGGCCAACAGCTACCTGACCAAGCCGATTGAGTACGCCGCCCTGGAAGAAAAAACCCGGCTGCTGGTGCGCTACTGGCTCAATACCTCGGAATTACCCTTGACGAATTAG
- a CDS encoding ATP-binding response regulator, translated as MKKILLVDDNEHDRMLCRRFLGKQIGHERLEIFEATSGEEGIAQFRRVRPDCVLLDHNLLDTDGLTLLQDLRALSPPDALCVVMITGGGSEELAVRALNNGALDYLVKGRFDQELLCKTVLHAIEKNEWRQYVGRYHGQLQTVNQQLRESLDELTEARQQVQQTNAQLLAANQEVEARNKELARTNRDLDNFVYAASHDLKQPINNLRGLFDELRRTATFDDPEEAQVLRLVDESLRDLTTTVTDLSAVVQVDRAPGEENTEPVLLADLTADVLQTLRPQLLSAQGTVRTCFDQLPEVVAVRTSLRTILLNLLANAVKYRQPERPPRITLRSRLADNQAVLEVQDNGLGIDLERNGAELFHLFRRFHPEAGEGTGVGLFLVNRLVQAQGGHIEVESTLGEGTTFRIFLNQAGRSSPLVLTQRK; from the coding sequence GTGAAAAAAATCCTTCTCGTTGACGACAACGAGCATGACCGGATGTTGTGCCGGCGCTTCCTGGGCAAGCAGATAGGGCACGAGCGGCTGGAGATATTCGAAGCGACTTCCGGCGAGGAGGGTATTGCGCAGTTCCGGCGCGTGCGACCCGACTGCGTGCTGCTCGACCACAACCTGCTCGACACCGACGGACTGACCCTGCTGCAGGATCTGCGGGCGCTGAGCCCGCCCGATGCCCTGTGCGTGGTCATGATTACGGGCGGCGGCAGCGAGGAGCTGGCCGTGCGCGCCCTCAACAACGGCGCCCTCGACTACTTGGTCAAAGGCCGCTTCGACCAGGAGCTGCTGTGCAAAACGGTGCTGCACGCCATTGAGAAAAACGAGTGGCGCCAGTACGTGGGCCGCTACCACGGGCAGCTCCAAACCGTGAACCAGCAGCTGCGCGAGTCGCTGGACGAGCTTACCGAAGCCCGCCAGCAGGTGCAGCAAACCAACGCCCAGCTGCTGGCGGCCAACCAGGAAGTGGAGGCCCGCAACAAGGAGCTGGCCCGCACCAACCGCGACCTGGACAACTTCGTGTACGCCGCGTCCCACGATTTGAAGCAGCCCATCAACAACCTGCGGGGCCTGTTTGATGAGCTGCGCCGCACCGCCACCTTCGACGACCCCGAGGAAGCCCAGGTGCTGCGCCTGGTCGACGAATCGTTGCGCGACCTGACCACGACCGTCACCGATCTGTCGGCCGTGGTGCAGGTCGACCGGGCCCCGGGCGAGGAAAACACCGAGCCCGTGCTGCTGGCCGACCTCACCGCCGACGTGCTCCAGACCCTGCGCCCCCAGCTGCTCAGCGCCCAGGGCACCGTGCGCACCTGCTTCGACCAGCTGCCGGAAGTAGTGGCCGTGCGCACCAGTCTGCGCACGATTCTGCTGAACCTGCTGGCCAACGCCGTGAAATACCGGCAGCCCGAGCGGCCCCCGCGCATCACGCTGCGCAGCCGCCTGGCCGACAACCAGGCGGTGCTGGAAGTGCAGGACAACGGCCTGGGCATCGACCTGGAGCGGAACGGCGCGGAGCTGTTTCACCTGTTTCGGCGCTTCCACCCCGAGGCCGGGGAAGGCACCGGCGTGGGCTTGTTTCTGGTTAACCGCCTGGTGCAGGCGCAGGGGGGCCACATCGAGGTCGAAAGCACCCTGGGCGAGGGAACCACGTTCCGGATCTTTCTAAACCAGGCTGGCAGATCCTCCCCGCTGGTCCTTACTCAACGCAAGTAG